In Phocoena phocoena chromosome 19, mPhoPho1.1, whole genome shotgun sequence, a genomic segment contains:
- the NFE2L1 gene encoding endoplasmic reticulum membrane sensor NFE2L1 isoform X1, with the protein MLSLKKYLTEGLLQFTILLSLIGVRVDVDTYLTSQLPPLREIILGPSSAYTQTQFHNLRNTLDGYGIHPKSIDLDNYFTARRLLSQVRALDRFQVPTTEVNAWLVHRDPEGSVSGSQPSSGLALESSSGLQDVTGPDNGVRESETEQGFSEDLEDLGAVAPPVSGDLTKEDIDLIDILWRQDIDLGAGREIFDYSHRQKEQDVDKELQGGAEQEDTWPGEGAEALARNLLVDGETGESFPAQVPGGEDQTALSLEECLRLLEATCPFGENAEFPADISSITEAVPSESEPPGLQNNLLSPLLTGTESPFDLEQQWQDLMSIMEMQAMEVNTSTSEILYDAPPGDPLSTNYSLAPNTPINQNVSLHQASLGGCSQDFSLFSPEVESLPVAGSSTLLPLVPSNSTSLNSTFGSTNLAGLFFPPQLNGTANDTAGPELPDPLGGLLDEAMLDEISLMDLAIEEGFNPVQASQLEEEFDSDSGLSLDSSHSPSSLSSSEGSSSSSSSSSSSSSSSSSSTSSSASSSFSEEGAVGYSSDSETLDLEEAEGAVGYQPEYSKFCRMSYQDPAQLSCLPYLEHVGHNHTYNMAPSALDSADLPPPSTLKKGSKEKQADFLDKQMSRDEHRARAMKIPFTNDKIINLPVEEFNELLSKYQLSEAQLSLIRDIRRRGKNKMAAQNCRKRKLDTILNLERDVEDLQRDKARLLREKVEFLRSLRQMKQKVQSLYQEVFGRLRDENGRPYSPSQYALQYAGDGSVLLIPRTLADQQARRQERKPKDRRK; encoded by the exons ATGCTTTCTCTGAAGAAATACTTAACGGAAGGACTCCTCCAGTTCACCATTCTGCTGAGTTTGATCGGGGTGCGGGTGGACGTGGATACTTACCTGACCTCGCAGCTCCCCCCGCTCCGGGAGATCATCCTGGGGCCCAGTTCTGCCTATACTCAGACCCAGTTCCACAACCTGAGGAATACCTTGGATGGCTATGGTATCCACCCCAAGAGCATAGACCTGGACAATTACTTCACTGCCCGGCGGCTCCTCAGTCAGGTGAGGGCCCTGGACAGGTTCCAGGTGCCAACCACTGAGGTTAACGCCTGGCTGGTCCACCGGGATCCGGAGGGGTCTGTCTCTGGCAGCCAGCCCAGCTCGGGCCTCGCCCTCGAGAGTTCCAGTGGTCTCCAAGATGTGACAGGCCCAGACAACGGGGTGCGAGAAAGCGAAACGGAGCAGGGATTCAGTGAAGATTTGGAGGATTTGGGGGCTGTAGCCCCTCCAGTCAGTGGAGACTTAACCAAAGAG GACATAGATCTGATTGACATCCTTTGGCGACAGGATATTGACCTGGGGGCTGGGCGTGAGATTTTTGACTACAGTCATCGCCAGAAGGAGCAGGATGTGGATAAGGAGCTGCAAGGTGGAGCAGAGCAGGAGGACACCTGGCCAGGCGAGGGTGCAGAAGCTCTGGCGCGAAACCTGCTAGTGGATGGAGAGACTGGGGAGAGCTTCCCTGCACAG GTGCCTGGTGGGGAGGACCAGACAGCCCTGTCCTTGGAAGAGTGCCTTAGGCTGCTGGAGGCCACCTGCCCCTTTGGGGAGAATGCTGAG TTTCCAGCAGACATTTCCAGCATAACAGAAGCAGTGCCTAGTGAGAGTGAGCCCCCAGGTCTTCAAAACAATCTTTTGTCTCCTCTCCTGACGGGGACAGAGTCTCCATTTGATTTGGAACAGCAGTGGCAAGATCTCATGTCCATCATGGAAATGCAG gcCATGGAAGTGAACACATCAACAAGTGAAATCCTGTACGATGCCCCTCCAGGAGACCCACTGAGCACCAACTACAGCCTTGCCCCCAACACTCCCATCAATCAGAATGTCAGCCTGCATCAGGCGTCCCTGGGGGGCTGCAGCCAGGACTTCTCACTCTTCAGCCCGGAGGTGGAGAGCCTGCCTGTGGCCGGCAGCTCCACGCTGCTCCCGCTGGTCCCCAGCAATTCCACCAGCCTCAACTCCACCTTTGGTTCCACCAACCTGGCAGGGCTCTTCTTTCCACCCCAGCTGAATGGCACAGCCAATGACACAGCGGGCCCTGAGCTGCCTGACCCACTCGGGGGTCTGTTAGATGAAGCCATGCTAGATGAGATCAGCCTGATGGACCTGGCCATTGAAGAAGGCTTTAACCCCGTGCAGGCCTCCCAGCTCGAAGAGGAATTTGACTCTGACTCAGGCCTCTCCTTGGACTCCAGCCATAGCCCTTCCTCCCTGAGCAGCTCTGAAGGTAGTTcttcctcctcctcgtcctcctcctcctcttcttcctcgtcctcttcctctacttcttcctcagcctcttcctccttttctgagGAAGGTGCAGTTGGCTACAGTTCTGACTCTGAGACCTTGGATCTGGAAGAGGCCGAGGGCGCTGTGGGCTACCAGCCCGAGTATTCCAAGTTCTGCCGCATGAGCTACCAGGACCCAGCTCAGCTCTCCTGCCTGCCCTATTTGGAGCATGTGGGCCACAACCACACATACAACATGGCGCCCAGTGCCCTCGACTCTGCTGACCTGCCACCACCCAGCACCCTCAAGAAGGGCAGCAAGGAGAAGCAGGCCGACTTCCTGGACAAACAGATGAGCCGGGATGAGCATCGAGCCCGAGCCATGAAGATCCCTTTCACCAACGACAAGATCATCAACCTGCCTGTGGAGGAGTTCAACGAGCTGCTGTCCAAGTACCAGCTGAGCGAAGCCCAGCTGAGCCTCATCCGTGACATCCGGCGCCGTGGCAAGAACAAGATGGCGGCGCAGAACTGCCGCAAGCGCAAGCTGGACACCATCCTGAACCTGGAGCGGGATGTGGAGGACCTGCAGCGCGATAAAGCCCGGCTGCTGCGGGAGAAGGTTGAGTTCCTCCGGTCCCTGCGGCAGATGAAGCAGAAGGTCCAGAGCTTGTACCAGGAAGTGTTTGGGCGGCTGCGGGATGAGAACGGGCGGCCCTACTCGCCCAGTCAGTATGCGCTGCAGTATGCCGGGGATGGCAGCGTCCTCCTCATTCCCCGCACCTTGGCTGACCAGCAGGCCCGGCGGCAGGAGAGGAAGCCGAAGGACCGGAGAAAGTGa
- the NFE2L1 gene encoding endoplasmic reticulum membrane sensor NFE2L1 isoform X2, whose amino-acid sequence MLSLKKYLTEGLLQFTILLSLIGVRVDVDTYLTSQLPPLREIILGPSSAYTQTQFHNLRNTLDGYGIHPKSIDLDNYFTARRLLSQVRALDRFQVPTTEVNAWLVHRDPEGSVSGSQPSSGLALESSSGLQDVTGPDNGVRESETEQGFSEDLEDLGAVAPPVSGDLTKEDIDLGAGREIFDYSHRQKEQDVDKELQGGAEQEDTWPGEGAEALARNLLVDGETGESFPAQVPGGEDQTALSLEECLRLLEATCPFGENAEFPADISSITEAVPSESEPPGLQNNLLSPLLTGTESPFDLEQQWQDLMSIMEMQAMEVNTSTSEILYDAPPGDPLSTNYSLAPNTPINQNVSLHQASLGGCSQDFSLFSPEVESLPVAGSSTLLPLVPSNSTSLNSTFGSTNLAGLFFPPQLNGTANDTAGPELPDPLGGLLDEAMLDEISLMDLAIEEGFNPVQASQLEEEFDSDSGLSLDSSHSPSSLSSSEGSSSSSSSSSSSSSSSSSSTSSSASSSFSEEGAVGYSSDSETLDLEEAEGAVGYQPEYSKFCRMSYQDPAQLSCLPYLEHVGHNHTYNMAPSALDSADLPPPSTLKKGSKEKQADFLDKQMSRDEHRARAMKIPFTNDKIINLPVEEFNELLSKYQLSEAQLSLIRDIRRRGKNKMAAQNCRKRKLDTILNLERDVEDLQRDKARLLREKVEFLRSLRQMKQKVQSLYQEVFGRLRDENGRPYSPSQYALQYAGDGSVLLIPRTLADQQARRQERKPKDRRK is encoded by the exons ATGCTTTCTCTGAAGAAATACTTAACGGAAGGACTCCTCCAGTTCACCATTCTGCTGAGTTTGATCGGGGTGCGGGTGGACGTGGATACTTACCTGACCTCGCAGCTCCCCCCGCTCCGGGAGATCATCCTGGGGCCCAGTTCTGCCTATACTCAGACCCAGTTCCACAACCTGAGGAATACCTTGGATGGCTATGGTATCCACCCCAAGAGCATAGACCTGGACAATTACTTCACTGCCCGGCGGCTCCTCAGTCAGGTGAGGGCCCTGGACAGGTTCCAGGTGCCAACCACTGAGGTTAACGCCTGGCTGGTCCACCGGGATCCGGAGGGGTCTGTCTCTGGCAGCCAGCCCAGCTCGGGCCTCGCCCTCGAGAGTTCCAGTGGTCTCCAAGATGTGACAGGCCCAGACAACGGGGTGCGAGAAAGCGAAACGGAGCAGGGATTCAGTGAAGATTTGGAGGATTTGGGGGCTGTAGCCCCTCCAGTCAGTGGAGACTTAACCAAAGAG GATATTGACCTGGGGGCTGGGCGTGAGATTTTTGACTACAGTCATCGCCAGAAGGAGCAGGATGTGGATAAGGAGCTGCAAGGTGGAGCAGAGCAGGAGGACACCTGGCCAGGCGAGGGTGCAGAAGCTCTGGCGCGAAACCTGCTAGTGGATGGAGAGACTGGGGAGAGCTTCCCTGCACAG GTGCCTGGTGGGGAGGACCAGACAGCCCTGTCCTTGGAAGAGTGCCTTAGGCTGCTGGAGGCCACCTGCCCCTTTGGGGAGAATGCTGAG TTTCCAGCAGACATTTCCAGCATAACAGAAGCAGTGCCTAGTGAGAGTGAGCCCCCAGGTCTTCAAAACAATCTTTTGTCTCCTCTCCTGACGGGGACAGAGTCTCCATTTGATTTGGAACAGCAGTGGCAAGATCTCATGTCCATCATGGAAATGCAG gcCATGGAAGTGAACACATCAACAAGTGAAATCCTGTACGATGCCCCTCCAGGAGACCCACTGAGCACCAACTACAGCCTTGCCCCCAACACTCCCATCAATCAGAATGTCAGCCTGCATCAGGCGTCCCTGGGGGGCTGCAGCCAGGACTTCTCACTCTTCAGCCCGGAGGTGGAGAGCCTGCCTGTGGCCGGCAGCTCCACGCTGCTCCCGCTGGTCCCCAGCAATTCCACCAGCCTCAACTCCACCTTTGGTTCCACCAACCTGGCAGGGCTCTTCTTTCCACCCCAGCTGAATGGCACAGCCAATGACACAGCGGGCCCTGAGCTGCCTGACCCACTCGGGGGTCTGTTAGATGAAGCCATGCTAGATGAGATCAGCCTGATGGACCTGGCCATTGAAGAAGGCTTTAACCCCGTGCAGGCCTCCCAGCTCGAAGAGGAATTTGACTCTGACTCAGGCCTCTCCTTGGACTCCAGCCATAGCCCTTCCTCCCTGAGCAGCTCTGAAGGTAGTTcttcctcctcctcgtcctcctcctcctcttcttcctcgtcctcttcctctacttcttcctcagcctcttcctccttttctgagGAAGGTGCAGTTGGCTACAGTTCTGACTCTGAGACCTTGGATCTGGAAGAGGCCGAGGGCGCTGTGGGCTACCAGCCCGAGTATTCCAAGTTCTGCCGCATGAGCTACCAGGACCCAGCTCAGCTCTCCTGCCTGCCCTATTTGGAGCATGTGGGCCACAACCACACATACAACATGGCGCCCAGTGCCCTCGACTCTGCTGACCTGCCACCACCCAGCACCCTCAAGAAGGGCAGCAAGGAGAAGCAGGCCGACTTCCTGGACAAACAGATGAGCCGGGATGAGCATCGAGCCCGAGCCATGAAGATCCCTTTCACCAACGACAAGATCATCAACCTGCCTGTGGAGGAGTTCAACGAGCTGCTGTCCAAGTACCAGCTGAGCGAAGCCCAGCTGAGCCTCATCCGTGACATCCGGCGCCGTGGCAAGAACAAGATGGCGGCGCAGAACTGCCGCAAGCGCAAGCTGGACACCATCCTGAACCTGGAGCGGGATGTGGAGGACCTGCAGCGCGATAAAGCCCGGCTGCTGCGGGAGAAGGTTGAGTTCCTCCGGTCCCTGCGGCAGATGAAGCAGAAGGTCCAGAGCTTGTACCAGGAAGTGTTTGGGCGGCTGCGGGATGAGAACGGGCGGCCCTACTCGCCCAGTCAGTATGCGCTGCAGTATGCCGGGGATGGCAGCGTCCTCCTCATTCCCCGCACCTTGGCTGACCAGCAGGCCCGGCGGCAGGAGAGGAAGCCGAAGGACCGGAGAAAGTGa
- the NFE2L1 gene encoding endoplasmic reticulum membrane sensor NFE2L1 isoform X3 has translation MLSLKKYLTEGLLQFTILLSLIGVRVDVDTYLTSQLPPLREIILGPSSAYTQTQFHNLRNTLDGYGIHPKSIDLDNYFTARRLLSQVRALDRFQVPTTEVNAWLVHRDPEGSVSGSQPSSGLALESSSGLQDVTGPDNGVRESETEQGFSEDLEDLGAVAPPVSGDLTKEDIDLIDILWRQDIDLGAGREIFDYSHRQKEQDVDKELQGGAEQEDTWPGEGAEALARNLLVDGETGESFPAQFPADISSITEAVPSESEPPGLQNNLLSPLLTGTESPFDLEQQWQDLMSIMEMQAMEVNTSTSEILYDAPPGDPLSTNYSLAPNTPINQNVSLHQASLGGCSQDFSLFSPEVESLPVAGSSTLLPLVPSNSTSLNSTFGSTNLAGLFFPPQLNGTANDTAGPELPDPLGGLLDEAMLDEISLMDLAIEEGFNPVQASQLEEEFDSDSGLSLDSSHSPSSLSSSEGSSSSSSSSSSSSSSSSSSTSSSASSSFSEEGAVGYSSDSETLDLEEAEGAVGYQPEYSKFCRMSYQDPAQLSCLPYLEHVGHNHTYNMAPSALDSADLPPPSTLKKGSKEKQADFLDKQMSRDEHRARAMKIPFTNDKIINLPVEEFNELLSKYQLSEAQLSLIRDIRRRGKNKMAAQNCRKRKLDTILNLERDVEDLQRDKARLLREKVEFLRSLRQMKQKVQSLYQEVFGRLRDENGRPYSPSQYALQYAGDGSVLLIPRTLADQQARRQERKPKDRRK, from the exons ATGCTTTCTCTGAAGAAATACTTAACGGAAGGACTCCTCCAGTTCACCATTCTGCTGAGTTTGATCGGGGTGCGGGTGGACGTGGATACTTACCTGACCTCGCAGCTCCCCCCGCTCCGGGAGATCATCCTGGGGCCCAGTTCTGCCTATACTCAGACCCAGTTCCACAACCTGAGGAATACCTTGGATGGCTATGGTATCCACCCCAAGAGCATAGACCTGGACAATTACTTCACTGCCCGGCGGCTCCTCAGTCAGGTGAGGGCCCTGGACAGGTTCCAGGTGCCAACCACTGAGGTTAACGCCTGGCTGGTCCACCGGGATCCGGAGGGGTCTGTCTCTGGCAGCCAGCCCAGCTCGGGCCTCGCCCTCGAGAGTTCCAGTGGTCTCCAAGATGTGACAGGCCCAGACAACGGGGTGCGAGAAAGCGAAACGGAGCAGGGATTCAGTGAAGATTTGGAGGATTTGGGGGCTGTAGCCCCTCCAGTCAGTGGAGACTTAACCAAAGAG GACATAGATCTGATTGACATCCTTTGGCGACAGGATATTGACCTGGGGGCTGGGCGTGAGATTTTTGACTACAGTCATCGCCAGAAGGAGCAGGATGTGGATAAGGAGCTGCAAGGTGGAGCAGAGCAGGAGGACACCTGGCCAGGCGAGGGTGCAGAAGCTCTGGCGCGAAACCTGCTAGTGGATGGAGAGACTGGGGAGAGCTTCCCTGCACAG TTTCCAGCAGACATTTCCAGCATAACAGAAGCAGTGCCTAGTGAGAGTGAGCCCCCAGGTCTTCAAAACAATCTTTTGTCTCCTCTCCTGACGGGGACAGAGTCTCCATTTGATTTGGAACAGCAGTGGCAAGATCTCATGTCCATCATGGAAATGCAG gcCATGGAAGTGAACACATCAACAAGTGAAATCCTGTACGATGCCCCTCCAGGAGACCCACTGAGCACCAACTACAGCCTTGCCCCCAACACTCCCATCAATCAGAATGTCAGCCTGCATCAGGCGTCCCTGGGGGGCTGCAGCCAGGACTTCTCACTCTTCAGCCCGGAGGTGGAGAGCCTGCCTGTGGCCGGCAGCTCCACGCTGCTCCCGCTGGTCCCCAGCAATTCCACCAGCCTCAACTCCACCTTTGGTTCCACCAACCTGGCAGGGCTCTTCTTTCCACCCCAGCTGAATGGCACAGCCAATGACACAGCGGGCCCTGAGCTGCCTGACCCACTCGGGGGTCTGTTAGATGAAGCCATGCTAGATGAGATCAGCCTGATGGACCTGGCCATTGAAGAAGGCTTTAACCCCGTGCAGGCCTCCCAGCTCGAAGAGGAATTTGACTCTGACTCAGGCCTCTCCTTGGACTCCAGCCATAGCCCTTCCTCCCTGAGCAGCTCTGAAGGTAGTTcttcctcctcctcgtcctcctcctcctcttcttcctcgtcctcttcctctacttcttcctcagcctcttcctccttttctgagGAAGGTGCAGTTGGCTACAGTTCTGACTCTGAGACCTTGGATCTGGAAGAGGCCGAGGGCGCTGTGGGCTACCAGCCCGAGTATTCCAAGTTCTGCCGCATGAGCTACCAGGACCCAGCTCAGCTCTCCTGCCTGCCCTATTTGGAGCATGTGGGCCACAACCACACATACAACATGGCGCCCAGTGCCCTCGACTCTGCTGACCTGCCACCACCCAGCACCCTCAAGAAGGGCAGCAAGGAGAAGCAGGCCGACTTCCTGGACAAACAGATGAGCCGGGATGAGCATCGAGCCCGAGCCATGAAGATCCCTTTCACCAACGACAAGATCATCAACCTGCCTGTGGAGGAGTTCAACGAGCTGCTGTCCAAGTACCAGCTGAGCGAAGCCCAGCTGAGCCTCATCCGTGACATCCGGCGCCGTGGCAAGAACAAGATGGCGGCGCAGAACTGCCGCAAGCGCAAGCTGGACACCATCCTGAACCTGGAGCGGGATGTGGAGGACCTGCAGCGCGATAAAGCCCGGCTGCTGCGGGAGAAGGTTGAGTTCCTCCGGTCCCTGCGGCAGATGAAGCAGAAGGTCCAGAGCTTGTACCAGGAAGTGTTTGGGCGGCTGCGGGATGAGAACGGGCGGCCCTACTCGCCCAGTCAGTATGCGCTGCAGTATGCCGGGGATGGCAGCGTCCTCCTCATTCCCCGCACCTTGGCTGACCAGCAGGCCCGGCGGCAGGAGAGGAAGCCGAAGGACCGGAGAAAGTGa
- the CBX1 gene encoding chromobox protein homolog 1: MGKKQNKKKVEEVLEEEEEEYVVEKVLDRRVVKGKVEYLLKWKGFSDEDNTWEPEENLDCPDLIAEFLQSQKTAHETDKSEGGKRKADSDSEDKGEESKPKKKKEESEKPRGFARGLEPERIIGATDSSGELMFLMKWKNSDEADLVPAKEANVKCPQVVISFYEERLTWHSYPSEDDDKKDDKN, from the exons atggggaaaaaacaaaacaagaagaaagtggaggaggtgctagaagaagaagaagaagaatatgtGGTGGAAAAAGTTCTTGACCGTCGAGTGGTAAAGGGCAAAGTGGAGTACCTTCTAAAGTGGAAGGGGTTCTCAGA TGAGGACAACACATGGGAGCCAGAAGAAAACCTGGATTGCCCCGACCTCATTGCTGAGTTCCTGCAGTCACAGAAAACAGCACACGAGACAGATAAATCAGAGGGAGGCAAGCGCAAAGCTGATTCTGATTCGGAAGATAAGGGGGAGGAGAGCAaaccaaagaagaagaaagaagag TCAGAAAAGCCACGAGGCTTTGCCCGGGGTTTGGAACCGGAGCGGATTATTGGAGCTACAGACTCCAGTGGAGAACTCATGTTCCTGATGAAATG GAAAAACTCTGATGAGGCTGACCTGGTCCCTGCCAAGGAAGCCAATGTCAAGTGCCCACAGGTTGTCATATCCTTCTATGAGGAAAGGCTGACGTGGCATTCCTACCCCTCGGAGGATGACGACAAAAAAGATGACAAGAATTAA